The window CTGCGCACAACGACGAAATGCCACGGTTGCCGATTGCCGGCTGAAGGAGCGCGGATGGCTGCTTCGAGAATTTTTTGCACTGTGGACGCACTCACTTCTTCAGAGGTGAAACGTCGTATGCTGCATCTACGGGCAATAACCGTCCATAAGTCCATTTGTATCTCCCTCATCATTCGAAACGTAATTGCCAGTCGCGCAGTTCGCTCAGCAAATGATGCGCAGTTAGATCTAGCTGGAGAGGAGTTACCGATATTTTATTCGCCGCAAGTGTGGCGATATCCGTCCCCTCTTCAATCACACCTGTTGGAGGCTCTCCGCCAATCCAGTAATAAGTATTACCTCGTGGATCCTGCCTCTCGATCAGGACATCCCGGTAGATACGCCGTCCCAGGCGGGTGATTTCCACTCCAGCGATTTCATGGCATGGTATAGCAGGTACATTCACATTCAGGAGCAGGTCCTTGCGTCCGCTCGCCAATACCTTGCGTGCCAACACGGCAGCAAAACGCGCAGCACAATTAAAGTCTGCCACTGTGCCATCACGCATGGCTAACGAAATCGCTATGGCAGGAATACCCGAGATGAGGGCTTCCAACGCGGCTGCCACCGTGCCTGAATAGGTCATGTCCTGTGCCACATTCGAGCCCAGATTGATTCCAGAGATGACCAGATCAGGCTGATGAGGAAATGCGCCTAGTACCGCTAATGCCACGCAATCAGCAGGCCCACCATTTGTGGTAAAAGCCGGGCTACCGTCTGCCAGTTTGGCTTCCTGAATACGCAATGGCTTGTGCATCGTCTTCCCGTGACCAGCAGCAGACCAGTTGTGATCGGGAGTGAAAACCAGGACCTCACCGACGGTCTCGATTGCTTGCTTGAGAGCAATCAAGCCTGGTGAATTTAGTCCATCATCATTGGTCAAAAGGATCCGATTCATAGACCTACCTTTCGTTTCTCCGGTGGGCGGAAAAAGTTGATGAGCAGAGCCAAGCCGCAGAGGCAAATAAGGCCCAGTGCAGTAGCCCAATTGACCACAAAGAAAGTACGCGGGGCAAAGTGTTTCTGATGGAAAAGCCACATGGCACGATAGAATTGGATATTCATGGGTATATAGCGTTGCTTTGTGGATTGACCCTTGTAGTGTGTGACAACTACTTTGGGATTGTAATACACTTTCCATCCGTGATCGACTTTGATGCGGTAACAAAGGTCAATATCCTCTGCGTAGGCAAAGAAGCGTTCGTCGAGGAAACCGGCTTGTTGCAGCGCTTCACGGCGTATCATCATGAAGGCACCGACCACGGAGTCAACCTCGGTCATCTGATCTGGGTCAAGATAGCCGAGATTATAGCGATTGAAGCGGGGGCTATGAGGGTAACGCTTGCTAAGCCCAACCAGGCGGTAGAACGCGACGTCCAAG of the Chloroflexota bacterium genome contains:
- the surE gene encoding 5'/3'-nucleotidase SurE — translated: MNRILLTNDDGLNSPGLIALKQAIETVGEVLVFTPDHNWSAAGHGKTMHKPLRIQEAKLADGSPAFTTNGGPADCVALAVLGAFPHQPDLVISGINLGSNVAQDMTYSGTVAAALEALISGIPAIAISLAMRDGTVADFNCAARFAAVLARKVLASGRKDLLLNVNVPAIPCHEIAGVEITRLGRRIYRDVLIERQDPRGNTYYWIGGEPPTGVIEEGTDIATLAANKISVTPLQLDLTAHHLLSELRDWQLRFE
- a CDS encoding glycosyltransferase family 2 protein codes for the protein MDTRLMDLSIVIVNYNTCDLLRECLRSIYASQGNFDYEVIVVDNCSPDDSVAMVQREFPQVNLIASQINGGYAYANNLGLQQATGRYVLLLNPDTVLPPTALRDMLAFMEEHPDAGVAGPKLVLANGSLDLACRRSFPTLDVAFYRLVGLSKRYPHSPRFNRYNLGYLDPDQMTEVDSVVGAFMMIRREALQQAGFLDERFFAYAEDIDLCYRIKVDHGWKVYYNPKVVVTHYKGQSTKQRYIPMNIQFYRAMWLFHQKHFAPRTFFVVNWATALGLICLCGLALLINFFRPPEKRKVGL